The sequence tttcccttgtgatgcCTTGTCCGGTCCCTGGgctattgttatggactgaactgcgtccccccaaaatttgcatgttgaagccctaatctcctagaacctcagaatgtcaCTGTGACTGGAGTTAGTGGTTCTTAGGttgaaatgaggccattaggatgAGGTCTAATCCAAGATGGCTGGTGCCCTCGAGGGAAGAGCGGATCAGCACACacaaggagagaaggcaggggctgggggtgcgtGCACAGAGGGTGACCACGTGAGGGGCGGTAAGAGCACGGCCACCTGCAACCAAGGAGGCCGGCCGCAGTACAAGCCACCCCTGCTGGACCCTCCCTCTCGGCCTCCTGGTCAGAACCACTGTGAGAATCTGTGTCTGCTGTTTCAGCCCCTCACCCTGTGCCGTGGGATTTGGCATCGTCCCAGACTAATGCGGGTATTTGGGGACGCACGGCTCAATTTCCCTCTCTTTGCAGATTTCCCACATTTCCTTCTGTCATTGAGGTCTAATTTCACTCTCTTTTggccagagaacatactttgtatgatttcagccCTTTTGTTTGTATCCCCTTAAGTTCACTGGGGGATGCTGTGTGGCCTGACACGTGGAGTACCCTGGAGAACGTTCTAGGTACGCTTGACGAGCACGTGTCTATTCTGTTCTTGGGGCTAATAGTCTACACATGTCATGAGACCTAGTCTTTGCACAGTGCTGTTCAAATCTGTGATTCCCTTACTGCGGTGCTGTCTGGTCGCTGTACCCATAATGAAAGCAGGCTGTGTTAGTCTGCTTAGAGCTGCCATAGCAAGGTCCCACAGAGGAGGTGGctaaaactacagaaatgtaCTGGGTCCCAGTCCTGGTGGCTAGAAGTCCAACCTCAACTTGCTGGAAAGTGCAGTTCCAGGTGAGGGAAGGCGTCTCGTCCTGGCTCGCAGACAGCTGGTTTTCTCTTGGTCCCTCACTTGGCTGCTTCCCTGCacaggttggggggggggggaagggagggagggagggagggagggagagagagagagagagagacaggatggagggaggaatcaaaagcaagagagagagggatggcgggaaggagagagagaaggggaatgagggagggagagaggcggtagggagtgaaggagagaggagagagagagagagagagagagagagagatggagggagtgatagaggggaagggaggaagggagagagagaggggggaagggggagggaaggagggcaagagaagagggggagggagggagagacagggaagggagagagagataaggagcagggaaggagggagagagggggagggagggagagagataaagggaggggggcgagggagggaaagagagaggggaggaaggtagggggagagagagagggagggagcggggagaggggggcagagggggagggaggaatggagagagagagggacggagggagagagagggagggaggttgggagggtggaagagaggctgagggagggagggaggcagggagatcttcggtgtctcttcctcttttccaaaggACACCGCCCTTGTCGGACTAGGGTcccacccttgtgacctcatttaaccttactgACTTCCCCAAGGGTGCTATCTCCAAATACATGCAGCTTGGGATTAGCACTGCAGCAGGTGGACTTAAGGgttggggtgggagctgggggatCCATTTGAATCCATCACAGGGGGGACCAAAGTCTCCCACTTCTATTGTAGACCGGTTTCTTCCAtcccttctgtccatttttgcatCGTTCATTTGGGGCACTGCTGTTGGGCTGCTCAAGAGACCCCCATGACGTGCACTAGCTGTGGCATTGTGACAGACGGGAGCGGCAGATGGGACCACCCCTCACCCGGGCAGACCTGGGGCTCCTCTGGCTGCTGGTGCTTGGATCATTCCTGGTACCTTGGGTctacttcccctcctcccccaacccacctttttttttttcttttctgtgtttttggccaccccacaaggcttgggggatcttagatccccgactagggattgaacccgggccaccgcagtgaaagcatagagtcctaacccctggaactcCAGGCAATtcccgctccccgccccctccttaGCAGTGTTTGGGAGGGGATGTCGCCCTATCGCTGTGACAGCCACAGAGTCCTGGCCAGGTCCCCCGGCCCATCCCCCACACGTGGAGGCAGCAGCTGTGAGCTGGGGTTGTGCCCTGGCCTTCAGTGCTCTGTACACACCACTGGGCGCTGACCACAGGGACTCGCGGTATAAGCTCGACACCCCAGCGCCCAGAGGGTGGCGGAGCATGGCGCCCTTGAAGTGTTTAGCTcgaaaggcaaggaaaagagaagcaggaaaatgtctccagactgcAGGACCCGCAGTGAAAAGCAAACCTCAATCCTGCTGTCCAGACACCAGAGAGCACCCCCAAACTGAACACCCGCAGGCCCCTGCCAGGGACCGTCACCTCCACACCTGTGCGTCTCAGGACAGGAAGGGCTCTTTTCAGGCCTCTGACCGGGAAGGCCTGAGctcttctcatctgtcaaatcGAGACCCTGCTGGACACGATGCCCCCGCAACTGTGAAGCCGCGGGTGCCAGGGCCTTCCTTGTGCTTGTCCAGCCCTTCAAGGGTCTTTCTAGTGAGTGGACACAGGGCGTCTGAGGGGCTTCTCCAGGTGTCTGCTAGGTGCCCGCACCGTGCCGGGGGTGGGCTGTCACCTGTCATCGTTTCCTGCTGAGGGGAATCAACTGCTCAGCCACGCCCAGGACGGAGGCGCCAAACACGTGTTGGGTAGAACATCGCTCTCAAGTCCCCGTGCTCTTTATTGCCCTGCAAGGTTCTGGCCGCGTCACCACCTCCGTGTGTCTGCAGGGTCTGCCTGGTCAGGGTCCTCTGTGGGCCTGCCTGGAGGGGCCGGGTATTCCAGGAAAGAGCGGGAGCCCACGCAGCGATGGCAGAAGTGGCTCAGCGGCCAACGGATCAAGGTCAGGGGGGCGGCAGGCCTGGCGGCCACCTCAGGCATCCAGGGTGCGCAAGAGGCAGCAGCGCGGCCCCCGGGAGCTGCGCGGGGTCGGGGGGGGGAAGGCTGAGGACTTGGCGGGGTGCGGCGGCCAGGCCTGGCACGGGCCAGGGAGGACTCATCTGGGCGGGAGGCCAGGCGCAGCAGAGCCAGGGGACCTCGGCTGGCTGGGCCACCTCTGCCAGGACAGGGACTAGAGGGACCAGAACCTGCATGCTGGGATGCGGCGCAGGGGGCTCGGCTGCTGTCCGAGGAGGGGCTGGAGCGACAGAGCCAGTCCTGGCCAGGGCGGAGGCATGGTCGACTTGCGGGTGGCTCGGGGTCCCCTGGATGTGCTCAGGATACGGTGGGAGGCCGTCCTGAGGCTCCGCGGCGCTGGGCGCCGGGAGGTGCCCCGGGGCTGCCGGCTCGCCGTCCACCGGCCCGGATGCTGGTTTAGTGCGCACTCTCGGCTTCATCCTCACCAGGAGGTGCGGGCAGTCTCTCTGAAACAGGGGACTGTGGTAGAAGTGTAACTGAGGTCGCagttgagagagaaaaggaaaccccgaGTCACAGAAGAGTTGCTCGCAAGCAGCAGCCGcctggctgggcccctgggcGCCCTCCCCCAGCCGACCCAAGGCCTCTTTGGAGAAAGCGGGACCCGGTCCCAGCAGGACGCTGTGCCCCAGCTTTTACATTCCCGAGACTCGCTCACTCACCATCACCTTTCGCCCttggaaaatgactgaaaatggCCCCGTAGTATGAGTACAAGGCCCACGAAAGGGGACTTGGCGTTTGCAGGTACGAGACTGCAACAAGGTTCGGTAGCTTTCTAAGGAAGTGTCCGAATCGCCCCCTGGCCAGCACCTCCAGGGGCCAGATCGGGGACGCTGACTGCTTCCCAGGAAGGGACCTGCGCCCCAACTCAAGTGATGCTCTGGAGCTATGGGAGTCAAGGGGGCACACAGACCTCCGCCCTCCCCCCGGCGGGCCACTGTCCCCGAGCAGGAGGACGGGAAGGGCCAGCGTTGCAGCAGTGTCCTCTTGTTCCTCGGTGTGACTGCGTGTCAGGCGCGAGCGGCACTGCCCACGTGTCAGGAGTACAGGATGACGCCTTGCCCGCGTGtgctgtgaaatgatcaccacagggGGTCCAGTTCACACGCATCacctcacacagacacaccaaagggaaaaggaggagggagagaagtgacGTCCCTGTGCTGAGAACGCTTCGGGTCCCCCCATAACAACGTCCCAACACAGCGCGCGGCACTGCCAGCTCCGGCCGTCACGCCGGTCCCCAAGTACCACCTTTAAAGGAAGCTCTCCTGACACGCCTGCCGCCGTCCCAGGCGGCCCCGGGGTTggcacccgccccccacccccacccccgggcccagCGGCTCAGACCCTGGAGAGGGCTCCTCCCCCGCCGTCCCCCGCCCTCCTTACCTCGCTCAGGACGTGGGCGGGCCGCTCCTTCGTGGACAGGTTGGTCACGCAGAGGGACGTGCGCATGTCCTGGTGCACTTTGCTGAATCCGTAGCAGTTAAGCTGGCGGATGAAGCTCTTCATACATTCTGTCTTGAACACCTTGTCTAGGCCGTCCCTGTCCAAAACCTCCTTTTGAAACAGCGGCCTGTTGATGCCTATGCAAGTCCCGTCTTCATTCCACCAAATGGACGCAAAGCGACTGCTGTGGACGATCGTCCACAGCTTCCTGGGAAAGGGGTGGAAGAGCAGGCTGCCTTCCCACACGGCCTCGCAGGCGGTGCGAGGCCCTTTCAAGAAAGGCTCTTCCGTCAAATCCTGGAAAGCGGCTTCTCCAGGCAGCAGCCTGAGGTCGGGGTGTCCCGCGGGCACGGGCTGGTCCAGGGCGAGGGACTGGGGGGTGCAGCTCCCTGAGCCGAGGGCCGGAGCCGCTGTGTCGGGAGGAAGAGGCGCCTCGCCGAAGCCGGGCGCCCTGCCCGCGGCGGGGCCCTTCTCGTCCGCAGCCATGCGGAGCGCGGCGGGGCCCTTCTCGTCTGCAGCCATGCGGAGCGCGGCGTGTCCCTCCGCCACGTAAACGGGACAGTGCAGCGCGGCCGGCAGCACCCTGGGCTCACACTCCCGCTCAGCCCCTCACAGAAGTGCTCCGGTGGCTCGGGGGTGACATCACAGCCCAGCCAGGAAGTGACATCATAAAGGGCAGGCCCGTCAGCACGTCAGCCTCCTGCTTCACGCCCGTCATCGCAGGGGGCACGAAGACACTCATGCACGGGTGCAGAGCCACAGGCCGAGCGCTCGTGCAAACCGGGCACGGCCTTCTGGTCCCGGAGCCCCCGGGCCAGGCAGACGTGCACGGACCCACGTGTGGCCCACGAGGTCAGAGGTCCTCCTGTGTGTCCCCTGGCCTTCCGGGCCGTGCACAGCACCCACGATTTCAAGCACGAGCATCGTCCGAGACGCGGCCCACGGTCAAGGGCGCTAAAActttacaattcacctgtgaactggaagaaaaaccCTCACGATGTCTGGGTCTGCAAAGTGCCTACCTTACCCTCTCCCTGGAGAGGTGTCCCGTGGGTGCTGAGCAGGAATCGGACTCTGGACCCCCGCCCTCGCCCGCAGCAGCCCTTTCCCTCCATTGCCCACAGCAGAGGCCAGACTCAGATGAAACGTTCAGGgaaatttattaaacagaaacaTTGACTGAAACCATTGAAAAGAGGGCATAACAACACACAGAGGAACTTCTAACGGCCACCGGAGCCCACGGGTCCCGCCCCCCCCCGGGTCCTCAAAAAGGTGCCTCCGCTACACCCCACCCGGCGGCCCTCCGTCTCCCCACAGTCTCCCTTCCTGAGGGCCCCGCGGGTGGCCTCTCGCCAGGAAGATGGGCGCCGGCCATGCCCGCTCCCCGCAGGGCAGACCCTCCATTTCCGGCCCACATGCCCGGGGCCCGGCCCTGCCCTATGGCGGCCACGGGACAGTCCCACAGCAGGGCGCGCGCCACCGAGCCGGGGACGTGGAGTCCCGAGGAACAACGGGGTGGCCCAGCAGAACACAAGCCCTGGGGGGCCTCCCGCAGACCTCCTGCAGCCCCGGTCAAGGTCTTCCTTCCCAAGGTCCCAGGTGGGATCCCAGGTCCTGGGGTGGGTGCTGGCTGTGACCTCGTCCATCCCGTCCTTCCCGCCGGCTCCTGGGACTGGGCTCGGGGTCTCGACGCCGCGCAGGGCTTGGGGGAACTGCTCAGAGGAGAACACATGCACATTTCCACAACAACAGGCAGCGCTGGGCCTGAATCTATGCCCAGAAAGCACACGTCGAGCTCACGACACTGGCCCACAGAGACCAGAGCCTTGGCTGGCACGTGGCGCACCTCAGGGCTCTGCGGGGGGTCGATGGctagggtgtgtgtgttggggggaggggagcggcgGCTGGGGGCTTCCTTGACACCTGGGTCCCTCTGGGGCCTACAGGGACACATTTGGGCTTGCCAGTACAGGGAGCAACCTGCCCCAGGGGATGACGAATAGGGGTCCCCTCTcaggagggaggcccaggcacCTTGAGTAGCCCCTAATATGGGGCCAGTAGGCTGCCGGGCctggcctccccctgcctccaagCCTGGGGGCCCCGGGACCTGCTGAGCCTACTGGCCCGAGGTGGACCCCGGGGGGCTCATCTCTGCAGCCCCGTCTTCATTTCCCGGCTCTTCTGGGACGGGCTTGAGCCCCTCCTCGGGGCTCTCCTcggcctcctggcctcctgcctggGCGAGGCCCTCTGGCTCCCAGCCAGGACCTCCTGGGGCCACCGGGGAAGCACTGCCCATCCGGCCAGGCATGGGGACCCTGGGGGCATCTGAGGGTCCTGCCTGACCTAGGCCCGCAGGGGCGGCAGCACTTCCGTCTTCCTGAGTGGCCGCGGATGCCTTGCTGgtctccccagggccaggggctgccctggcGGCACCATGGTCTTCAGGGCCCGCCTCGCCAGCCTTGGCAGTGCCGGCAACTGCCCCACTGGCCTCCTCACGTGCCGGGTGGTCCTCGGCGCTCCCTTCCTTGGAACGGGCGGCCTGGGCGGTGGTATCTTCACCGGCCGGGGAGGCCTTGGTGCCATGTGCAGTGGTGCCTGCGGTGATGGCCTCATGGGCCGCGGCGGCCTGGGCGGCTGCTGCCAGCACTCCAACGTCCACACGggcctcttcctgccctgggaaGTGCTCCCTGCTAGCCGGGTCGGCCTCCCGGGCCTCGGTCTTCTGGATGAGCCGCAGCATCCCCGCAAAGCCGGGAGGCCTCCTCATCAGCCGCATCGTCCTCAGCGTGTCCCGGAGCGTGTCGTTCAGCCGGGCCCGCATCAGCACCTGCCGGGCGCGCGCCTGGTCCGCCATGGCCGGGTGGATGGCCCTCTTCTCCAGGGCCGACTGCAGCAGGCCTTCCAGGCGCATCACGTACGCAGAGAGAGTCTCCTGGGGCCGCTGGGCACAGGTCACGAACTTCAGCCGAGCACTCCCCCGGGGGTCCTTGTTCCCAAACACCTGCACCAGCGCAGCCAGGCAGTCCTGGGCAGCCAGCTCGGGATCTTCCGCCAGGAGGCCGCGCAGGAGGTCCAGCGCGGGGCCGCGCAAGCTCTccaccagcctcctcctcctctccctctcagaCACGTGGCGCCACAGGTGCAGCATGTCGTTGGCCTGCTCCAGCCAGCTCTCAGAGGACTCTTCCCCGTGGCCCGGCTCTTCCATCCCAGAGAAGGTTCCCAGCTCCTGGTAGCCCATGCTGTCTAGCAGGGGCTGCAAGGCCTGCCTCCACTGCTGGGTCCCGGGCCCTGCCTCACCCATGGCGCCTGCCGCTGTCACAACTGCTTCCTCAGGCGCAGTCATTGCCTCGCCCGTGGGTCCTGCCATACTCAGAAGTCCTGCCAcgcctgcaacatttctgtaacctgcagctccttcctcatctgacTCAGCTCCTGCTTCACCTTCATCTCCTGcttcacctgcagctccttcctcacctgcagctcctgcctcacctgcaacTCCTGCCTCACCTGAGGTTCCGTcgtcacctgcagctccttcctcatctgacACTCCTGTTTCACCTTCAGCTCCTGCTCGACCCTCAGATCTTTCCCCACCTGtagctcctgcctcacctgaggctccctcctcacctgcagctccttcctcacctgcatctcctgcctcacctgcagctccctcgtcacctgcagctccttcctcacctgcatctcctgcctcacctgcatctcctgcctcacctgcagctccctcgTCACcagcagctccttcctcacctgcatctcctgcctcacctgcagctccctcctcacctgcacctccctcctcacctgcacctccctcctcacctgcagctccctcctcacctgcacctccctcaccttcagctccctcctcacctgcagctcctgcctcaccttcagctccctcctcacctgcagctccctcctcacctgcacctccctcctcaccttcagctccctccaCACCTAAGGCTTCCTCCTCACCTGTGTCTCCCTCCATACCTGCGACTCCCGCCTCCCCTgcagcttcctcctcccctgcagTTCCTGAGTGACCTGCAGTTCCTGCCTCACCTGCCCTGCCAACCACTGCTTGTCTCTGGGGCTGCGCAGGGAAATTGGGTCTATCCTGTGAATCAGCatcaggggcctggggcaggcagaCCACAGTCCAGGGCCCTCCCTTGCCTGGTATTTGGTGGGGGAGCAAGCTTCGATTTAAACACTCAGCAAACTCGACCAGGGCAACACTCGACCCCAGCTCCTTTCTGTAGACCTTGCCCAGCACTCGGTACCTGCCCAGGGAATGCAGGGCAGCCTGCACAGCCTCCTGGAATTCCTGGTCTTTGCAGTCATCTGGGATTCCCAGGATGAGCAGAGATCGCTGAGCGTTCACGCCCATCGACCTGCACCAGTCCCGCAATACCGCCAGAGCCATCGCCATCTTCGAGGacctgagggtggggggaagcgATCAAACAGGTGTGCACAGGCTGTTGAAGTGTGGGAACCGGCCTGTGGGTGCAAAGAGGAGAGAATCATGTTTGTGCCACACAGCCCACCCTAGTGCCCCTCACAGCAACAGCCTGGAGCACCTCCCTGCCCTGTTTGGTTTGTTTGACTTTAGGaaactttttttataaattacatttatttacaggatagaaggctagggacttccctggtggcgcagtggttaagaatccacctgccagtgcaggggacgcaggttcgatccctggcccgggaagatcccacaagccgcggagcaactaaccccatgcgcCGCCACCACTGacccagcgctctagagcccacgagccacaactactgagtccacgtgacacgactactgaagcccacatgcctggagcccgtgctctgcaacaagagaagccaccgt is a genomic window of Phocoena sinus isolate mPhoSin1 chromosome X, mPhoSin1.pri, whole genome shotgun sequence containing:
- the LOC116747235 gene encoding heat shock transcription factor, X-linked-like, which encodes MSVFVPPAMTGVKQEADVLTGLPFMMVLPAALHCPVYVAEGHAALRMAADEKGPAALRMAADEKGPAAGRAPGFGEAPLPPDTAAPALGSGSCTPQSLALDQPVPAGHPDLRLLPGEAAFQDLTEEPFLKGPRTACEAVWEGSLLFHPFPRKLWTIVHSSRFASIWWNEDGTCIGINRPLFQKEVLDRDGLDKVFKTECMKSFIRQLNCYGFSKVHQDMRTSLCVTNLSTKERPAHVLSERDCPHLLVRMKPRVRTKPASGPVDGEPAAPGHLPAPSAAEPQDGLPPYPEHIQGTPSHPQVDHASALARTGSVAPAPPRTAAEPPAPHPSMQVLVPLVPVLAEVAQPAEVPWLCCAWPPAQMSPPWPVPGLAAAPRQVLSLPPPDPAQLPGAALLPLAHPGCLRWPPGLPPP
- the LOC116747582 gene encoding paraneoplastic antigen Ma6F-like, which gives rise to MAGPTGEAMTAPEEAVVTAAGAMGEAGPGTQQWRQALQPLLDSMGYQELGTFSGMEEPGHGEESSESWLEQANDMLHLWRHVSERERRRRLVESLRGPALDLLRGLLAEDPELAAQDCLAALVQVFGNKDPRGSARLKFVTCAQRPQETLSAYVMRLEGLLQSALEKRAIHPAMADQARARQVLMRARLNDTLRDTLRTMRLMRRPPGFAGMLRLIQKTEAREADPASREHFPGQEEARVDVGVLAAAAQAAAAHEAITAGTTAHGTKASPAGEDTTAQAARSKEGSAEDHPAREEASGAVAGTAKAGEAGPEDHGAARAAPGPGETSKASAATQEDGSAAAPAGLGQAGPSDAPRVPMPGRMGSASPVAPGGPGWEPEGLAQAGGQEAEESPEEGLKPVPEEPGNEDGAAEMSPPGSTSGQ